The genomic stretch TCGCCGGTCCCCCATGTCTCGGTCCGCAACGAAGCCGAGGGCCGGGAGGCGGTTCGCCAAGCCAGGGCCCAGGGCTATGACTTCATCAAGGTCTACTCCCGGTTGTCGCGCGAAGCCTACTTCGGCATCGCCGACGAGGCCCGGTTGCAACAGATGCCTTTTGCCGGACACTGCCCGGATCTGGTCACCACCGCCGAGGCCAGCGCGGCGGGCCAGGCGAGCTTCGAGCACCTGTACGGAGTGATGTACGCGACGTCCTCCGAGGAGGCGGAGCTGCGCGAGCGGGTCGGGGAGATCACGCTCAGGCCTGACACCCTCACCGGCTACAACACCTGGTTCCAGCAGACCCACGCGGTGGAGTGGGATGCGGCTCGCACCTACTCCTCCGCCAAGGGCCTGCAGCTCTTCAATCAGCTCGCGAGGAACGGGTCCGCCCAGGTTCCGACGCTGATCCTGCACGACGTGCTCGACCGATCGATGGACCTCGACATGGACGACGCACGGCTGAAGTACCTGCCGGCTTCGGTGGTGGCCGGCTGGCGGTGGCAGTTGGCGGAAATCTACCTGCAGGGCCGTAGCGCGGAAGAGAGCGAGCAGCGCCGCGACCTGTTCAACCGCAGGCTCGCCCTGGTGGGCCAGATGCACCGCGCCGGGGTGCGGGTGTTGGCGGGAACCGACAGCACCACCCCCTGGGTGTTTCCGGGCTTCAGCCTTCACGACGAGTTGGCGCTGCTGGTCCAGGCCGGGCTCACGCCGCTCCAGGCAATTCAGTCCGCTACCCTCGAGCCCGCGCGGTATCTCGGCATGCAGGACTCGCTGGGGACGGTGGAGCAGGGGAAGGTCGCCGATCTGATGGTGCTCGATGCCAACCCGCTGGACGACATCCGCAACACCACGCGCATTCATTCCGTGGTGGTCCGGGGCCGGTTCATCTCCGCTGAGGAACGGCGGGAGTTCCTCAGCGACCTGGAGACGCTCGCCGGGAGCATGTAACACGGCCCCGGAGGGTCACCGGGGTAGGGCAGCGCGCTGCATCACTGGCCGGAAGCCCACCGAAAACCGCGCTCGAACGTTCTGGAACGCTTTCGCCGTATGCATCCGACGGCGGCTTCGATTCCCGCCGCCTCCACACTCAGAAGCTCAGCAATCCCGAGGGGTTGCTGGGCTTTTTCTTTGCCCTCGTTTCCGCATGTGCCCTCAGTGTGCCCCTTCGGCGCTTCTGGCCGGAGCGGCGTGGAGCTGGGGCACTGGCCGGTCGAGCTGCTGCACTGCGCTCGCGAGCATCTCGGGGGACAGGTGGGCGTAACGCTCTGTCATCTCGATGGTCGCGTGTCCCATCAGCTCCTGGATCGCCTTGAGCGGCACGCCACGCATCGCGAGATGGCTCCCGTAGGTGTGCCGCAGGTCATGCCAGCCGATGCGGCCCTGCTCGCGGCAGATGTCCGCCTCGCGTAGCGCACGCTCCAGAGGGCCCTTCATGGTGCCGTTCGTGTGCGGCTGCCCGTCTGCCTGACAGAACACGTAGGGACCGCGCAGATGCCGGTGAGCCTTGAGCGCTTCCAGGGCCGAGCCCGGCAGATCGACCGTCCGCTC from Cystobacter ferrugineus encodes the following:
- a CDS encoding amidohydrolase family protein — translated: MPRYPVRHLSLALVLATWCLGCEDDPAAVDADYALTHVTVIDAAGTPPQSDMTLLIKGERIVALHKSDDVELPEGLKTVDLQGKYLMPGLTDMHVHAQELEQVFPLLHVVNGVTTLRDMDGSPFLLEWRRRIEEGRMLGPRMILGSTIIDGTPSLWQNSPVPHVSVRNEAEGREAVRQARAQGYDFIKVYSRLSREAYFGIADEARLQQMPFAGHCPDLVTTAEASAAGQASFEHLYGVMYATSSEEAELRERVGEITLRPDTLTGYNTWFQQTHAVEWDAARTYSSAKGLQLFNQLARNGSAQVPTLILHDVLDRSMDLDMDDARLKYLPASVVAGWRWQLAEIYLQGRSAEESEQRRDLFNRRLALVGQMHRAGVRVLAGTDSTTPWVFPGFSLHDELALLVQAGLTPLQAIQSATLEPARYLGMQDSLGTVEQGKVADLMVLDANPLDDIRNTTRIHSVVVRGRFISAEERREFLSDLETLAGSM